AGGATTTCCCCGACGAGGATACCGAACTGGAGATGGGGGTGGAAACGCCCTTCGATCTGCTGGGCCTCTATCGCGGCGTGGCGATGACCAACCGCAGCCTGCTGGACGTGCCGCAGGATGTGGACATGATCTTCCTCTACCGCCGGCCGATCCTGGATTACTGGTGCGAGACCGGCGAGGATCTGCAGGACATCGTGCGCCATGTGCTGATCCATGAGATCGGCCATCATTTCGGCTATTCCGACGAGGATATGGAAGCCATTGAGGAGCAGGACTGAGGGGCGCTCTCGCGCTTTTCTGGCGAGACGACCGTTTTCCTGCCATGCTTTGCCTCTATCTCATGAGGCATGACGCGCTTGGTCCAATCCCGCTCCTGCCATTGTCTGCTGCTGGTCCTGCTGGCGCTTGGCCTGCTGCTGCCGTCCCGCGCGGCGCGGGCGGAGATTCCCGTCGATCTGCAGCTCGTGCTCGCCATCGACGCTTCCTCCTCGGTCGATTTCGACGAATTCAACCTGATGGCCAACGGTCTGGCGCACGCCTTCCGCGACGAGCGCGTGAAGCAGGCCATCTCCAGCGGCGCGCTGGGGGCGATTGCCGTCACGGTGGTGCAATGGGCCAGCGCGGGCACCAACGCCCAGCATGTCTCCGTGCCCTGGCAGCTGGTCGATAGTCCGGCAGCCTCCGAGGCACTTGCCGATACGCTGCAGATGATGCCGCGCGATGTGGATGGCGGCGGTACCTCCATCGGCAATGCCATCCGTTATGCGTCACGGCAGTTCCCGGCCGGCCCCTATCGCGGGCTGCGGCAGGTGATCGACGTGTCGGGGGATGGCATCGACAATGGCGTCGA
This genomic interval from Oceanibaculum indicum P24 contains the following:
- a CDS encoding metallopeptidase family protein, encoding MAASKLLKFPVGASLAAQPGRAIVDHMKTPIHTTAPSLEDIEEMALAALQVIPDPLRQHVRDVLLRIEDFPDEDTELEMGVETPFDLLGLYRGVAMTNRSLLDVPQDVDMIFLYRRPILDYWCETGEDLQDIVRHVLIHEIGHHFGYSDEDMEAIEEQD
- a CDS encoding DUF1194 domain-containing protein, which translates into the protein MTRLVQSRSCHCLLLVLLALGLLLPSRAARAEIPVDLQLVLAIDASSSVDFDEFNLMANGLAHAFRDERVKQAISSGALGAIAVTVVQWASAGTNAQHVSVPWQLVDSPAASEALADTLQMMPRDVDGGGTSIGNAIRYASRQFPAGPYRGLRQVIDVSGDGIDNGVDPVREARDEAVGQGITVNGLAILNEEKNLDRHYQDYVIGGPGAFVIDAADYADFSRAILQKLIREISDVPIARNDRVPAAILAAR